One region of Pogona vitticeps strain Pit_001003342236 chromosome 1, PviZW2.1, whole genome shotgun sequence genomic DNA includes:
- the LOC140706552 gene encoding uncharacterized protein LOC140706552: MSHKAVTKVLIHKISNSEQKGSHSNVAASCSISSESLEKIFEEDFVEPRKTPSPKSHKAIPERSNAVRTQSRTHTSKRQRNDDDELMEVGHKRTKYDDVASSNTPVRPHNAKQGSAEKSGRPGIDAPIGLLNVNTGGSVFCFKKIAMMMRVLKMVKEWENIMTQLMLTLPDAGMFSDMIKEVDHLSCVEIPQTQIGWGYPDLQQPPKRGRMKREIPHQKFGKRKKKKKKQITGKLYWHKRAMKLLARSKKLLSCRKRRTAPQPSSPTQETHSTQGVKGPGLDDQRSQEPSQGSQALNPENSSRSDTEHPQVYAEVINRWEWEHGRFRAQHIAQEFRFVNLEHIESYTQAIAALHNAIQQVLDDVNQRLEMGDFVQLRFEGGNMRDPLFSVKKVKGNLDAEEFLSNLANLLQSNMELCLEGTLRLIVTIVKPPRGGRGRSRALRSIPHSEIINKKRKHLIDFSDVNNKLCFGVGLLAVMAEKVPTDAELTKSALELYRAVGWPVDKEVSLADIPLFENHLKVNIQVAHYGDKGWGLFKTQELRYPQTYTVFLHDDHYYGVLNVKALFGAKNYCLFCHKLYSHIHDCLFSCRLCLRKDCSSKIDRMDRCTHCQMVCRSKECLTLHTKLATEKKVPCKFRKFCEECKHYQNADHFTKRCRGLRCNVCWGRMKQDEQHLCFMQPLQEPKISTQYIFYDIETHQSTGIHVPNYCFAKAFAGETVDCFKEGNSVVTGAAGDVQTSRDQDSDGEEGEAYDSGSDCEGEATASDEAEGDTEDIEGPHNVSDCKGDASDSDEVEKGSGRSKKKTVKKKGWPYGKTWEFKGESCIVEFIRTFTKGRLFGGTTFIAHNSKGYDGYFILQQLVKEKLEVELVAQGGKLISITVKDLGIKFVDSLSHLPMALSKLPKCLGFEQESKGYFPHYFNTPENSQYEGPMPPPEDYGVQYMMPSEQKAFLQWYAENQTKIFNLQRELALYCQQDVNILVQACTMYRHEIMTLTKLKKKRNGEYDWFAIDPLQYPTLASVCLAMYKFNFLEKNKIAIPQPDNYHNQCKRFSSSSIQWLSYIAHKEKIRIQHALNGREFQIDKYYVDGYTVVNGQGVCLEFLGCFFHGCILCYHSEEWNPLVGKTYGALYNATQERAAILKRKGFGVRSIWEHEWRAMLKTDEELKEFLVSANFPEPLEPRDALFGGRTNAVCLYYKPKCGEQIRYYDFTSLYPYVNKTKEYPLGHPKIIYENFKPVSEYFGLVKAKVYPPRGLFFPVLPSRVDGKLVFALCATCAKAHQIDPCQHSDDERALRGTWCTIELNAAVEKGYQVVKLYEVWHFEDRSTDLFSEYMKLHLRHKQEASGFPEWCVTESDKNKYISDYSIKEGVELRKDKIAVNPAKRQIAKLFLNSLWGKFGQRTNLTNTQVVRDPDEFFNILFSEAYNVSMFEFLEDGAVCLSWKHAADRITTRGRKNVFIACFTTAYARLELYKLLDKLQDRVLYHDTDSVIFVHREGEWNPPLGDYLGDLTSEVPVGLHITEYVSSGPKSYGYKLSNNKACLKVKGITLNVANCEKINFDSLKDLVFSHVSDKQDSKPREIVVQQPGIVRDKRQWLIHTKQLRKTQKVVYDKRVITEGFNTLPYGY, from the exons ATGTCTCAT AAAGCTGTAACAAAAGTTCTGATCCATAAAATCTCAAATTCTGAGCAAAAAG GTTCACATAGCAATGTGGCTGCGTCCTGTTCCATTTCCTCAGAGTCCCTGG AAAAAATCTTTGAAGAAGATTTTGTTGAGCCAAGGAAGACACCATCCCCCAAGAGTCATAAAGCAATTCCCGAAAGATCAAATGCTGTTAGGACTCAATCCCGCACCCACACCTCTAAAAGACAGAGAAATGACGATG atgAGCTTATGGAAGTTGGTCACAAAAGAACCAAGTATGACGATGTGGCAAGCAGCAACACCCCAGTGAGGCCTCACAATGCAAAGCAAGGGTCAGCTGAAAAGTCTGGAAGGCCAGGGATTGACGCACCTATTGGACTGCTTAATGTAAATACAGGgggttctgttttttgttttaaaaaaattgccatgaTGATGAGGGTGCTCAAAATGGTTAAAGAGTGGGAAAACATTATGACCCAGCTGATGCTAACTTTGCCTGATGCGGGAATGTTTTCTGATATGATTAAAGAAGTGGACCATTTATCTTGTGTAGAGATTCCTCAAACCCAAATAGGATGGGGATATCCTGACTTACAACAGCCACCAAAAAGAGGGCGTATGAAAAGGGAAATACCACACCAAaagtttggaaaaagaaaaaagaagaagaaaaaacaaattacagGAAAACTGTACTGGCACAAAAGAGCTATGAAATTGTTAGCCAGGTCTAAAAAACTGCTTTCATGTAGGAAAAGGCGTACTGCCCCTCAGCCTTCTAGCCCCACACAAGAGACCCATAGTACTCAAGGTGTAAAGGGTCCTGGTCTTGATGACCAAAGGTCTCAAGAACCGTCACAGGGCTCACAAGCTCTGAATCCTGAAAATAGTTCAAGGTCTGATACGGAACACCCACAGGTGTATGCAGAAGTTATAAACAGGTGGGAATGGGAACATGGGCGATTCAGAGCACAACATATTGCGCAGGAATTCAGATTTGTTAATTTAGAGCATATAGAGTCCTATACACAAGCGATAGCTGCTTTGCACAATGCAATTCAGCAAGTCCTTGATGATGTTAATCAAAGACTCGAGATGGGGGATTTTGTGCAGCTGAGATTTGAGGGCGGGAATATGAGGGACCCTTTGTTTTCAGTGAAGAAGGTTAAAGGGAATCTTGATGCAGAGGAATTCCTCTCTAATCTGGCCAATCTTTTACAGAGTAACATGGAGCTGTGTCTTGAAGGCACATTGCGTCTGATTGTAACCATTGTAAAACCTCCCCGTGGGGGCAGAGGCCGTTCAAGAGCCTTGCGCTCTATACCACATAGTGAAAtcataaataagaaaaggaaacatctaaTAGATTTTAGCGATGTGAacaataaattgtgctttgggGTTGGTCTGTTAGCCGTGATGGCTGAAAAGGTTCCAACAGATGCTGAATTGACAAAATCAGCCCTAGAGTTGTATCGGGCTGTCGGATGGCCTGTAGACAAAGAGGTCTCTCTAGCAGACATTCCTCTTTTTGAGAATCATTTAAAGGTAAATATACAAGTAGCCCACTATGGGGACAAAGGCTggggtttatttaaaacacaagaACTCCGGTATCcacaaacatatacagtatttctccaCGATGATCATTACTATGGAGTGCTCAATGTAAAAGCCCTTTTTGGGGCTAAAAATTACTGCCTGTTTTGCCACAAATTGTACAGTCACATTCACGATTGTTTATTTTCCTGCAGGCTCTGTTTAAGAAAGGATTGTTCTTCTAAAATAGATAGAATGGACAGGTGCACACATTGCCAAATGGTCTGCAGATCAAAAGAGTGTTTAACATTACATACAAAATTGGCAACAGAGAAAAAGGTCCCCTGCAAGTTCAGGAAATTTTGTGAAGAATGCAAACATTATCAAAATGCAGATCATTTCACCAAGCGCTGTAGGGGTCTGCGCTGTAATGTCTGTTGGGGGCGTATGAAACAAGATGAACAGCATCTCTGTTTCATGCAACCACTTCAAGAGCCAAAAATCTCAAcccaatatatattttatgaCATAGAAACTCATCAATCCACTGGAATACATGTTCCCAATTACTGTTTTGCAAAAGCGTTTGCTGGGGAAACCGTAGACTGTTTTAAAGAAGGGAATTCTGTGGTAACTGGGGCTGCTGGGGATGTACAGACTTCTAGGGATCAGGATTCTGATGGTGAGGAGGGAGAGGCTTATGATAGTGGTTCAGACTGTGAGGGTGAGGCTACGGCCTCTGATGAGGCGGAGGGTGACACTGAAGATATTGAGGGGCCACATAATGTTTCAGATTGTAAGGGCGATGCTTCAGACTCTGATGAGGTGGAGAAGGGATCTGGACGCAGCAAGAAAAAGACTGTGAAAAAAAAGGGTTGGCCTTATGGGAAAACCTGGGAGTTTAAAGGGGAGTCTTGCATAGTGGAGTTCATTCGGACTTTCACAAAAGGGAGGCTTTTCGGGGGCACTACGTTTATAGCCCATAATTCAAAAGGTTATGATGGCTATTTCATCCTCCAACAGTTGGTCAAAGAAAAATTGGAGGTAGAGCTTGTTGCTCAAGGGGGCAAACTTATATCTATAACAGTAAAGGATCTAGGTATAAAATTCGTGGATTCTCTCAGTCATCTGCCCATGGCACTCTCAAAACTACCCAAATGTCTAGGGTTTGAGCAGGAGTCTAAGGGATATTTCCCTCATTATTTCAATACCCCTGAAAATAGCCAGTACGAGGGCCCCATGCCACCCCCCGAAGATTATGGAGTGCAATACATGATGCCTTCTGAACAAAAGGCTTTCTTACAATGGTATGCTGAGAATCAGACAAAAATCTTTAACCTGCAGCGTGAATTGGCGCTCTATTGCCAACAGGATGTTAACATCTTGGTACAGGCCTGCACAATGTACCGTCACGAAATCATGACCCTGACAAAGCTTAAGAAAAAGCGCAATGGTGAATACGATTGGTTTGCCATAGATCCCCTTCAGTACCCCACCCTGGCTAGTGTGTGTCTTGCCATGTACAAATTTaattttctggagaaaaataaaatagctatTCCTCAGCCAGACAACTATCATAATCAGTGCAAAAGATTTTCATCCTCATCAATCCAATGGTTGTCTTATATTGCACATAAAGAAAAAATCAGGATTCAGCATGCCTTGAATGGAAGAGAGTTTCAGATAGATAAGTACTATGTGGATGGATACACGGTTGTGAATGGTCAGGGGGTTTGCTTGGAATTCTTGGGCTGTTTTTTCCATGGCTGTATCCTTTGTTATCATTCAGAGGAATGGAATCCTCTGGTTGGAAAAACATATGGGGCTCTTTACAATGCTACACAGGAAAGGGCGGCAATCCTGAAAAGAAAGGGTTTTGGGGTCagatcaatttgggaacatgaatGGAGAGCTATGCTAAAAACAGATGAAGAGCTCAAAGAATTTCTTGTCTCAGCTAACTTTCCAGAGCCCTTAGAACCTAGGGATGCTCTCTTTGGAGGTCGTACAAATGCTGTCTGTTTGTACTACAAGCCTAAGTGTGGAGAGCAGATTCGTTACTATGATTTTACCAGCCTTTACCCCTATGTCAACAAAACTAAAGAGTATCCCCTGGGACACCCCAAAATCATTTATGAGAACTTTAAACCTGTGTCTGAATACTTTGGCCTCGTAAAGGCTAAGGTCTATCCTCCAAGAGGCCTCTTTTTCCCAGTGTTACCCTCCAGGGTCGATGGCAAACTCGTGTTTGCGCTATGTGCCACTTGTGCAAAAGCCCATCAGATAGACCCGTGTCAGCATTCTGATGATGAGAGAGCATTGCGGGGTACCTGGTGTACTATTGAACTGAATGCTGCCGTAGAGAAGGGGTACCAGGTTGTGAAACTCTATGAAGTATGGCATTTTGAAGACCGTTCAACAGACCTATTTTCTGAATACATGAAGTTACACCTTCGCCATAAACAGGAAGCCTCAGGCTTTCCCGAGTGGTGTGTCACTGAGtctgataaaaataaatatatcagtGATTATAGCATCAAAGAGGGAGTGGAGTTACGGAAAGATAAGATTGCTGTAAATCCAGCAAAGAGACAGATTgccaaattgtttttaaactctCTATGGGGTAAATTTGGTCAGAGGACAAACCTGACTAACACACAGGTGGTGAGAGATCCTGATGAATTTTTCAATATCCTATTTTCAGAGGCTTACAATGTGTCAATGTTTGAATTTCTTGAGGATGGTGCGGTTTGTTTATCCTGGAAACATGCTGCAGACAGAATAACCACCAGGGGTAGAAAAAATGTATTCATAGCCTGCTTTACCACAGCTTATGCACGCCTGGAGCTTTACAAGCTGCTGGACAAACTGCAGGATAGGGTTCTCTATCATGATACAGATTCTGTCATTTTTGTGCATCGGGAGGGGGAATGGAACCCTCCCTTAGGGGATTATTTGGGAGATCTCACGAGTGAAGTCCCGGTCGGATTGCATATCACTGAGTATGTTTCATCTGGCCCTAAATCATACGGGTATAAGCTTTCGAATAACAAAGCATGTCTGAAGGTCAAAGGGATTACACTGAATGTTGCTAACtgtgaaaaaattaattttgatagtCTCAAGGATCTGGTTTTTTCTCATGTTTCAGACAAGCAAGACTCCAAACCTCGTGAAATAGTTGTACAACAACCAGGGATTGTTAGGGATAAACGCCAGTGGCTGATCCACACAAAACAGTTAAGAAAAACACAGAAAGtggtttatgacaaaagagtAATTACGGAAGGTTTTAATACACTCCCTTATGGCTACTGA